AACAAGTGAGGTCTGAAGTCTCATCTCAGCACAATTCAACCCAATTCTTGCAGCCCTTCAGACTCACAGACTTGACACGATGATGCGAAACAATTCAGTCAGCGTCAGAGCACGCAGGACTGAAATCTGCTCAGGCCGAGTCCGCTAAACATTTGGATTCAGCGCCTCCAtctcttccttcctgtctctcgctgtctctcactcacccaaaattacaaacacacacacacacacacacacacacacacacacacacacacacacacacacattcagtcgcTCATTTCCCacagaaagaaacacacacacacactaacaaacaaaaacagagtcCCTCCAAGTTGAtaatgtggtgttgtggtctgtCCCTTTAGAGAACTTGAGGATATTGTCTCTAGGAAGAAACAACATCAAGAACCTTAATGGACTGGTAAGTTGTATACTATTCAGTCACACTGCTGTTAATgtgctttatttttatttcactGATAATTTACACTTGATGCCCGACCCAGGTAGATTTAAAATACACATCTACTCATTATGCTGCATCGTATAGTTAACCCTTTTCCATGATGTATTTACATCCTGTATCACACATACAAGATTGCCCAGTTAGTATGAATAATGTTTGCCATTTAAAACCCGCCTTTTCGCCATTGTATTTAAAGTTTTTCATAGTGAACCCAAAGAAAATTAGTAAAAATAGAAGTTATTTTGCTAAATTTTTCAGCTCGTCAAATAAAGGTTGATGGAACATTTGGTGAATGACTTCTCCTGTTGCCATAGCAAAAACTAATTTTTTAATGTACTAGACATTACCTGTGCAAAATTCTCAGTGACTGAGCAAGTTTTTCATGCTTTACGGGCTGAATTAGAAGAGTTTCCTCATATCTGCCCTACCCcgaatatatatgtatgtatgtatgtatgtatgtatgtatgtatgtatgtatgtatgtatgtatgtatgtatgtatgtatatatatatatatgtgtgtgtgtgtgtgtgtgtgtatatatatatatatatatatatatatatatatatatatatatatatatatatatatatatatatatatatatatatatcggtaaAGAGGAATTTTAACAACTGATTCTTCATTTCATCTTCCTTTGgaggtcagaatcagaatcagaatactttatttatccccgaggggaacttGAGTAGAGTCCATACAAAAGGAATTTGCCTTTGCGTCACAGAAAATAGCATCTTCTCGACATTGCAATACACGCTAACCAAACTCTTCCCGGCCTCTGCTCTACCTAACTTTAAGTCCTCCTGCCTGTTCTCTACCTAACTTTGAGTCCTCCTGCCTCTGCTCTACCTAACTTGGAGTCCACCTGCCTCTGCTCTACCTAACTTTGAGTCCTCCTGCCTGTTCTCTACCTAACTTTGAGTCCTCCTGCCTCTGCTCTACCTAACTTGGAGTCCACCTGCCTCTGCTCTACCTAACTTTAAGTCCTCCTGCCTGTTCTCTACCTAACTTTGAGTCCTCCTGCCTCTGCTCTACCTAACTTGGAGTCCACCTGCCTCTGCTCTACCTAACTTTGAGTCCTCTTGCCTCCGCTCTACCTAACTTTGAGCATCCTCTTGCCTCCGCTATACCTAACTTTGAGTCCCCCTGCCTCCGCTCTACCTAACTTTAAGTCCTCCTGCCTCCGCTCTACCTAACTTTGAGTCCACctgcctcttctctacctaacttTGAGTCCCCCTGCCTCTGCTCAACCTAACTTGGAGTCCACctgcttcttctctacctaacttTGAGTCCTCTTGCCTCCGCTATACCTAACTTTGAGTCCTCTTGCCTCCGCTATACCTAACTTTGAGTCCTTCTGCCTCCGCTATACCTAACTTTGAGTCCCCCTGCCTCTGCTCTACCTAACTTTAAGTCCTCCTGCCTCCGCTCTACCTAACTTTGAGTCCCCCTGCCTCTGCTCAACCTAACTTGGAGTCCACctgcttcttctctacctaacttTGAGTCCTCTTGCCTCCGCTATACCTAACTTTGAGTCCTCTTGCCTCCGCTATACCTAACTTTGAGTCCTTCTGCCTCCGCTATACCTAACTTTGAGTCCCCCTGCCTCTGCTCTACTTAACTTTAAGTCTTCCTGCCTCTGCTCTACCAAACTTTGAGTCCTCCTGCCTCCGCTCTACCTAACTTTAAGTCCTCCTGCCTCCGCTCTACCTAACTTTGAGTCCCCCTGCCTCTGCTCTACCTAACTTTGAGTCCCCCTGCCTCTGCTCTACCAAACTTTGAGTCCTCCTGCCTCCGCTCTACCTAACTTTGAGTCCTCCTGCCTCCGCTCTACCTAACTTTGAGTCCCCCTGCCTCTGCTCTACCTAACTTTGAGTCCCCCTGCCTCTGCTCAACCTAACTTTGAGTCCTCCTGCCTTTGCTCTACCTAACTTTGAGACCTCCTGCCTCTGCTTTACCTAATTTTGAGTCCTCCTGCCTTTGCTGTACTTAACTTTGAGTCTTCCCGCCTCTGCTCAACCTATCTTTGAGGGCAGGCCAAACTAGCTGCTAGGTGGGCATCATGCAAATGTGTTACGTAGTGACGTAGATACATAACAGAAGAGAACGCTGGACTACAAACGAGGCGTTTCAGACAGTGTTTTCTGTCAGGGAGACTATCTCTTTTTGGCGTGGGCTTTGGGCTTTGGGCTTTTTATCTTTGCAGAcgttttacatgcacctcccagctatataacacGCTAAAGGGAAGGAAAATAGCCAAAACGCGGGATATAGAGACGCTTTCAGATTTTAACTGCATCTCTACCACATAACCATACTGCCATCTGGTGACCAAAGGTGGCTAGATCGCTCTCTTGAGTCAAAGGATGTGCTGTTAACCGTGTTTtatcatttgatttgattttcttTCATTTTATTGATGTTGTTGATGTTATTATCATATGATGATCAATGAGTTGTTAATAACTTCTCTTCATCTACTGATAGTATAAAAACTCATCTTGCTATATAATTTAGTTAGGAATATAATTTAGTGTGAGTATTTACTGTGATAGAACATTTACTGTTTAATCATATGTTGTCTTGGTGTGTTAGGCAATACGCTACTTCCCAAGTTTGTAATCACTATTGATTGATCATGATGTTGGGTTGGATGTGTGATATTTGCGCATATAGTCTACATTAAATAATCCTCTCTCCTAAAATCCCGGAACCAGTATCAAAGAGGAGGTGGATGTTGACTCCGGCGCCAGTCAGTCATCCCTCCTGGGACACTCCCAGAAGAGAAGGACATAAAAAGCCAATCCAGCTTTTGTTCTAGCAGATTTTTAAAAAGTTTTCACTACtactcttttttttaaacatatgtTCTTTCTTTCTGAAGAGTCTTCTTAAGTCATCTTTTATTTTCCAAGTGTTTTCTTCTGTTTATCTTATATGTAGTATTTTTGCATTTTTCCCCTCTCACCAAGTTGTGCGCATATCAACTATTattattttctcctttttttttaaacaagtctCAGTTGCGTTGCTCCTTTCAACCGAGTAAGCCGAGTTTTGATCAGTTCAAAGAAAGTCTGCCGTATGATCATTTTTGGAAGTTTTGCTGTCCGGCCAACGAAATTACCTTCAGATTATTTTTACCCAGTCGGATCAGTTAAAGTCAGCGTAGCAGATATtctatattttatattatattctAAGCCTTGGAAAGACTTTAATCCTTTTATAGCATCCCGTCTGGTAGTTCTGAAAACCACAGCACCTCTGATACCATGGCCCAATGGAGTGACAAGCTCTGTTTGTTATTTGAAAGTGTTATTTCACACACTTCCTTGATTTTGATTTTCCATTATTCATTCTTTTATTCGTTTACTCATTTATTCTATTCTTAGTAGGCATTTAGCCATTAATAAATGTCTCTGCTACTGAAAGTCGTcgtatgtgtgtttgtctgaaGCAGAGACAGAAATCCCTGTATTGGAGAATTTACCACTTCAGTTCTGGAAGTGATTGATTTGGTTTCATCTTAATTTCCTACACCATGTAGGCGGTGCCCCAAAAATTCATATGGAGAGCATAAGCATATGGTGGCTATCCATCGCTACGCTGGTATGATCCTGTATGTATCCTTTTATGTTTttaaaattgcccccccccccaaaaaaaggcctcGTATTTGGGCATGTCCAAAATATCGAAGTAAAGGTGGCTCAGGCCTGTTGACACGTGTCACAAGAAACGCCAGTGTTTTGTAAAATCTTATCTAGCTTAACTGTTGTCAGGTGGACACAATGAACCATTTTAAACTGTATGGGACTACGTGTAGTGGATATGAAGGAAGGAGCTCCCAGGAGTCCCTGTGGAGGGGACCGCTCAAACCTCTTCTAAAGGGTTCTGGGGCTGGCTACGGACTGGTTATTCGGCTATCCTGTTGTATAAGAGCTCCAACAGGTTGTGCCTTTAAGATCTGTGTTGTGTGATTACAAAGTGTCACTTAGTGTAGTAATGGGGATCCAAAGGTACGGTTTGTGGACAAACTCATGTTCAAGTCATAAAACAATTGATCTCGAGGTAATTACAGGTGGGTTTAGTCAGTAGCCAGACAGGTTTCTAAATTGTTTTAGTTCAGCCAGAGCACAGGATAAAAGAGCACAGGATTTGACATTTACAAGATGGTGGggtaaattcacgtttgcagcggcctcacccacaaccggtgtgggaagacggcggcgcgaacTCATGTTTGCGGCGGACTCACCtaataccgtccatgcagtgtctttgttcacgtctgcgtctgagtttgttttgtcttcgtttgatggctgggagagctggcactggatcaactGGGAgatcctggtctgctgcatcctgtgggcccagggatcacggccctgactggagctgcgcccgaagaggaaacaccgagggcggtctgacaggacgcggaagcggggcgggctaagctaactgctagcccacgcagaccggcagttccgacagtcatcctggctggcgttccttctctggacagtggaaattttggactgtgttgcactgagtggactgttttgttaactgtttgtgtttttttttgtgttgctttgttctctttgtttttgtatgtttttggtggtgtcatttttgggaaatttgggacgtgtattttttttatatataaatttatttctgatttttccctttttccccccaatttagtggccgatcaatccctattttagttcaaacacccaccctcgtactgcatgtgttcatcAACTGCATCAGAGAGAtgcaggaacgagtatattagagggacagctggggttggacggtttggagacaaaccaagagagacaagattgagatgctttggacatgtgtggaggagagatattgggagaaggatgctgaatctggagctgccagggaagaggagaagaggaaggccaaagaggaggtttatggatgtggtgagggaggacatgcaggtggctggtgtgacagaggaggatgcagaggacaggaagagatggagacggatgatttgctgtggcgacccctaacgagagcagccgaaagtagtagtcgttgtagtagtagtagtagtagtcgtagtagtgttGGTGCAAACAAAGGTCAAGGAGGCTTTGTGAAGTAGCTTTACCCAAGCGGTGAGGCTAAGACCAAAGCCAAACCTCTCCAGAGTGTCAAACCAAccctcgtccccctggtgaagttTGTTATATTAAAAACAGACTGATAGCTTGGTTGGGCATGGCTTGGCTAAGACTCAGCTTTTACTGTTCTGCCTATGTACTTCCGAGGTGCAAGTGTGTAACTATTTAATTTAActcatctatgtgtgtgtctgtgtgtgtgtctgtgtgtccgtgCAGGAGGCAGTAGGAGACACATTAGAGGAGTTATGGATCTCGTATAACCTGATAGAGAAACTGAGGGGAATCGGTGCCATGAAGAATCTTAAAGTCCTCTACATGTCCAATAACCTGGTCAAAGAATGGGGTGAACCTCTACTGTCTTATTATgcactctattctgttctgtttatAGATAAGATTATTTTAATGCATATCAGATAACCTGCCGCAGCACCCGAGCAGACTAAGTACTATAGTCTCCGCTCCTGGGAACTGGGCTTATTGAAGCAATGCTTATCTTGGAGTTGGGGTGAGAACAAACAGAAGAACGTTGACGTTAAAACGGTGTATTTTATATTTTCCGTAGTGGAGTTTGCGAAGCTTGCTGACCTGCCCTGCCTCGTGGACTTGGTGTTTGTCGGAAACCCTTTGGAGGAGAAGCACACAGCTGAGGGAACCTGGATGGATGAAGCGTCTAAGAGGCTACCCAAGCTAAAAAAACTAGacggtaacacacatacccagtgaGCTCTTTTCAGGGACCGAGACTTTGGAAATGATAGTTAGGGCGTGAGGACAGCTGACTCCAACAACTTtagtttctttaaaaaaaaaacccacatcttTGAGGTGAGATGAAGCTGTTGTGTGATTCTCAGTCATTCTAAACAGTACCTCTGTCCCTGTTACGGGTGGATTAAGTTTTTCTCTTAATATCACCATCCTACAAAGAACTACTGCACATTTGTGGTTTTGAAAGCTACGGCTATCTACTTTTGCTAGAAACTATTTCAAAACATGGCGTTtaagtggccctgtgatggcccggcggcctgtccagggtgtctccccgcccgccgcccgatgactgctgcgataggctccagcatccccgcgacccgattcggataagcggcttgggacaATGGATGTGTGGATGGGTGTTTAAGTGTGCATTTGAACCATAAACCAGGCAAAACCGGTATTAATTACTGATAAATACTGATTTTGCGCAACAAACAACAGTCATGATTTGTAGCTTTTCTTGTCGTGTGAGCAGCAAGCAGTTTTaacagcaaagtacagagagaagcGTCCAATGTCTTACCAGTGGAAAAAGATTGAAAAAGTAGACTGTCTTTTGGATAATAATCTTCCTTCCTCCTTGACTTTGAATGTGACCGTCCTCCGTGTGTCTCTCTCAGCCAGTCGTACGCCATACACACACCTTAAGGCTTCTTACATGGATATGACTGGCAACGTGTGCTTCTTTGTCCGCAGGAACGCCAGTCATCAAGCAGGATGACGAGGAGGGAGAAGGAGACAGCTGAGAGACGTGTCCGTCTGAAGTCCACTCCCTTCCTCCACACTCCCCTTTTGCACTCTAGTCTTTCTTTCTCAGTATCTTCTTAAATGAAATGGGGGTTTTTCCATGCTATCTGTGGTTGACAAGCACAAATAATCAGTAAACGCAAGTAGAAATCCCACCCGAGCCGGTCCAGGGTGTAACTTCTGAACTGGCTAAATAAGTAGTCCAGCCGGGCGGGGCACACCGGGCTCGAGTCTGGTGAGAGTTTGAACCTGAAAAGAAAGCTAAATTACCAGTAAGGATGAGCGGTCCCTGGAAGATGAGGCGGGTTTCTGTTTGCAGGACATTCAGGGGATCAGCCGTTACACCTGTTCAGCTGACAGGGAAGATTAAGGGAAGAAAAACACTCGTTGCCAGTATGTGGTGGTTGGCTGAAGGTGGAATCTGCCTTGTTACAGGTTAGGAATCTGAATATCAGTCAGTTACGGGTTATTGTTggttttttggttgttttgtcTTTCCAAGGTAGTTCTTTTCCATGTGTAGGCCACTAAGGTGTATGATGCCcatgttgtgttaatgttttCATGTTAAGGCTTGTCAAGCCACAGCACATTACACACCGATCGAGCGACTGACAGGCAGAATCGATGGCAGTGGTGCCACACAATGCTCCTCTGACTTTAGCGTGTCTCACCAAAGAGGAAATGCACAATTGCTCATCTTACCACTTGTCATACTCCCATTTTAGTCTAACCACAACGACTTCAGTGTATTTGCAGTTTACTGGCAGCTATAACTAAAGTAAAGGGTACTATATGACTTGGAACGGATACACTGGTTTGGACCAGTCTGGTCATGCAGACGTCACCGCCTCGTCGCTACCGTTAGGAAGTGATGGTGAGCGATGTGTCACAGTGGCCGCTGGAATACAGTCAATATGCTGGTGTAGAGTGGCAACAGCCTGTGAGCGGGGCTGCAGAGCTCACATGGCTGCCACCACCTCTCAGTTCTGACCAAGACTAGAATATAAACGGCTCTGCTTGTAATTGTAGTGGTTGTTTTGACTACATTATATTGTGTAAATGAAGTATTGTTTTATGTGTTTGATTATTATTTAGCATCAGTTGGCTGTTGATAAAGGTCTTGTGATGTTTCAGATATTAATATATTGAATGGCAAGTGGCTTTTTGAACATGGATCAGTTCCAGGGTCATTTTTGAACAATGGAGTAAGAACTCCCTGCCCTCaatttatctcc
The DNA window shown above is from Lampris incognitus isolate fLamInc1 chromosome 16, fLamInc1.hap2, whole genome shotgun sequence and carries:
- the dnal1 gene encoding dynein axonemal light chain 1, with product MFLEPFPNNVCSVAGSVILLKEAFMLHEGAKATTIKEALIKWEEKAGEKASDAKAVKLYGQIPPIEKMDASLSTLINCERLSLSTNCIEKIANLNGLKNLRILSLGRNNIKNLNGLEAVGDTLEELWISYNLIEKLRGIGAMKNLKVLYMSNNLVKEWVEFAKLADLPCLVDLVFVGNPLEEKHTAEGTWMDEASKRLPKLKKLDGTPVIKQDDEEGEGDS